The DNA segment tcctaataagaaataaatatctCGTTGGTCAAAGAAAGTTTTGTGATTAATAAGGAAATATGTAAACCAAAGTGTACACTAAAGTGTACATCTAGCATTACTCAATATCAACAAAATTTAGAAccgaaaaaatataattttaaatagtataatttttaaaggaAAAAATCCCGGTTTAGTCCTAAATATTTGAACACATTCCCGGTTCGATCCTAAATGTTTGAACGTTTTCGGTTTGGtcccaaatatttttcaaaaattttcggttccgtcctaaatatttttatgtttccggtttgatcccaaatattttaaaaagttttcagttcagtcctaaatattttacgTTTCAGAttttgtcctaaatatttttcaaaattattcggTTTGGTCCttccatctacaaacaaagcgtgattaaaaaaaaaacttacaaacaaaagaaaaagttgaatAAAATagaatgtaataataataataataataataataataataaataatgaacAATAATTTCTTcgaaatgaaaatataatataaattatgcaaaataaaattataaaataaaaaaaaaattgaaccgtgcaatcttatattaaaaacattatcaatcacaaacaaataaacaaatgttttagcaaataaatagtattacttatttcacaaaatatttgaaattttcaaaaaaaaattcaagagaaGAATACTTATGGTTAACTACTgagaaaatataatgaattatttgacCACCGTTAAAGTAGTGATATGAAATTAACTTttatttaatagtaaatttttctcaaatactaattatttaaattataaaaagagttttaaaaagatatatatctttttccaacctccaaattttttcttaaatgtgCAAGCATCATGAATgagaatataacaaaattaatagaaatgtgaaataacatcattaaattttaattcctcaagtttcgtttattttatttaagtttttattttgtagcatcatgaatttaatatttttattttgaacattgtgtaaaattgatttaaatttggataaaaactctaataaatttgtgttttatttacaacttgtttaatgttaaatatataataaataatataaaactcaatcaTAAATGATATAACACTACGCGGTGTTAGTTTTAACATACGAGTAGATGGAAGGATCAAACCGagaaattttgagaaatatttggcacAAAATTggcaatgtaaaaatatttaggactgaacctgAAGCTTTTAGGAAACATTTAGGACCAAACCGGGAACGTATAACATTTAGTACTGAACCGGAAACTTTTGAGAAACATTTAGGACCAAACCGGGAAcgtccaaacatttaggactgaaccggaaaTGCGTCCAAACATTTAGGATTGAACCGGGATTTTGCCCAATTTTTAAACAAAGTAGGGGACAttggttatttattttacactaTGCCTTTAAACTGAATGAAAGAAGATAACTGAGATTGAACTGATGAACAAAACTCAATTGAGTGTACGTGGATACTCTCATTTTACAGTTGATCATAGCATGAGTACTTATTCCAGATTACTCGTTGCAAGAATATGAGAATTTTCACCCTTTCATCGATCGTATAAATTTTTGTTGAGAAGCAATAATTATCTCTTTCTACATGATGACTAATGACGAAAATGTAAAGTTTAAATATTATgcgttttaaaatatttgagttgtgcTGATTCTACAAATTATGGTTTTTAATATATCGGAAAAATTTGATCTTATAATAAGTATCAAAGCTTATGTCAAGTGTTCGATTCTCATAGATTGTAAGTTTTGCAATTATCAAGAGGGGTTGCTTTTGTTGGGAAACTATTGACACATGACGATTGGACTGTTgtacaattttttaaatttgaattacACAATACTATGATTTTTTGGTAAAACGTTCGATCATATAATTTGTATGGATCTGTTGTCCTACATCTGTAAATAGCatatttaattgaaaaaaaaacatgagaaAAGATTATCCTATTGTAATTCGCTCAGCCTTGTCTATGTAAGAAGATGAATCGAAACGTAATGTTTAAGTTATTGTATGATTTAGAAGATTGGAGTTGCAAATTATTACTATCATCTATAGATTTTGGTAAAACAGCAAACATTTAATCCTATATGGTATCAGAACCAATATCACATGTTCGATTCATATAGATTTTAAGGAGTGCAATTATTAGGGAGTTGTTAAATGCAATAAGTGTTCTTGTTAAGAGATCGAAATATTTCGATGCTTGTACTactaaatgatttaaaatatttgaatcgtAACGTTAACACAAATTATGATTCATAATAACAGGACAAATATACTTCATCTAACGTTAGGACCAAGATCCCAATTTTCCAAAGCTCGAGGATGAGAGAacatttgtgtgtgtgtgtgtatgataTGGACAACTCTTGCTACGAAGTAATGTCCTAACTACCTAAGCACACAAGTCCAAATCTTTTTTATCACCCAAAAGGAATTGAGAGTTGAGAATGTCAAATGTTTATAaaatcttgcctttcttatatTATTGAACCGTTCTctcaatttcaaaatcaagcACTAGTAATTTGAGGCTTTTAGATGCTAAAGCATGTAAAGAATAATAATTGAGTAACATTTGTGTAATGCAGTTTATTTGAGTAGCGTGATTTATAAATTATTGTATTGGTCCAATGATTTATCCAATACACATCGAATATATGCGGTTGTGAGTTTcatcatcataaaaaaaaataagataataCGATTTAGATGTAAAAGTTAAGGACGTTTTGGGGAGACTATAAAATCGTTTGTGTTAGGTTTTTATCAATGAGGATTAGTGAGATGggttttccataaaaatatttttatttaattgtatttatagtgtttctacaaaaaattagtttttttttttctttggaaAATGACGTTTgacaaattttatatttattattattgtgtattgtttaaaatttgaaaattataattttcaatCATAGAATCTCGATTCAATCCTTTCGTGAAACTTGCAATAAGTGCAAATTGTAAAGCCTTTGCTGTCACATAAAATGATTGATGAATTATACCACGTGCTTAACACCTAATTAATCATTGATTAAGAAAGCAAATTGGAATTAAATAATTCATATCATTTAAGGACGTGGATTAATTGAGGTCAACGATCTCCATTAATTGGCGACCAAGATACACgcattgaatatatatatttaatacatataaatattgtgtatatgtgcaaaacattttattttaaaCATATATAGTTAATTTAGTTATGAAATGTTAGGAATTTTTGGTGTAcaacttttcaaaaatttcgaTTTCAAAATATGagcattattatttatttattttgatgacGTGAGAATTCGTCGTCGCTATCTTTATATACGTATTGGGTAAACATCAAGCTAacacaataataaaaaaaactttgttAGCTAGATAACCCGCACTGAAAAAACCATATACGATAGGATCACACGAGAAGATGTTGACCAGACTTGCGCTCACCTCACCCACCGCGGCTTACTTTAGATCGCCTACAAAACCACCTAAGACAAAGCCGGATGACTCTATGATcatttagggagtgtttgcaatcactaaaaaaatgattgttagattttggctttaaaaaatcatttttgtgtgtttcttaaacctaaattatgtgttagcttatgcttaatttaattaaaattcaaaagctagtcatatggtgattatgattctccaaaagtgattctaataaaaaaaagtcattgttaaaatcactctaatcgCTTATTTATCAAgcactacccaactttgatttttagattttcacatttgtttccaaacactaccaacttttgatttttcttaaattttttataatcgataaatttaatcacttctacaaaagcatAATCTTTTGCAAACACTCCTTTAAAACACTgagtttattttataaaatcgtCTGATAAGTGTGTAATGGTACAATTATGAAAAATGACAATAAAAAACAAGActttaacataaaataaaaattgagtaagaatttaaatatataattgtttTCAATCGAAACTAAATATGAGAATTTAAGTCGCAGCTATTTTAGattattaaaaatacaaaagTAAACATGTATAGACATTAATTTCATTGGAGTCAGTCAATTTAAAAGATTATCAAAtcgaaaaaaattaataaaaataagtaTGTTAACTTTAAATAAGTAAGTTTTGTATTTCCTAAGGGgacaatttaattatattatggTAAGAATATCTTTTGATTGATATCAAATCGTGTAAAagattataaaaatttaatgtccaaattttcaaatttaatctAAATCCAAATTTACCATTTACAAAATTTGTTGAAAATTGAACAACAAATGAGTTGGATCCACACAAGGAAGTGGCCCCATtcttctaattaattaataaaaaaaattgtcaaaaaatttaaaattaaataatttttataaataaataaataatcttacAAAAACCGAGTCCCAAGTCCAGAGAAGAACTAATTCAAGAAGCACATTAAAACAAAGGCAATGCCTTCAATTTCAAGAACTCGCAGGCTAAAAAGCAAATTTCCTTCCTTTTCTCTTATTCTTGTTTCCTTTTATTCCTATGTTTCTGCAAACCCTATAAGAATCAAGAAAAAGTTTCGAACTTGAAACAATTCTATCCCTTTTTCCTCCTCTTCAATCTTATCCTGTAGTTTATTGGATTTTCATGAACTTGATGTAAAATCACATGCCACAAACACTTGATTCCATGCATTGGAATTTTCTGAAGATATGGTTACATTAATTTCCCATTTGGGTTTTGTTATTTGCATGTAAAATAGTAAGATTTCTGTGTTAAATTTCGAAGAAAACATGAGTCTTGCAGTAAAACCCATGTTTTTTGCGAGTACTTTGAAGTCCGGCGATGGATTATCCGACCAGTTTCCGGCGGGTCTTAGGGTTCTTGTAGTGGATGATGACCCGACTTGTCTCAGGATCATGGAGAAGATGCTTAAAAATTGTTTCTACGAAGGTAACTTATTAATAAAAACACACTCTTCTGcgtgttttgtttgtttttgtatgtgttttGTTTTCTCTTTAGGGGTACTTTTAGGGGCACTTCATTGGTTCTTGGTTTTTTTGGCCATAATTTGCGGATTAATGTTGCTCAAAAGTTCGTGTGTCTGAGGTTTTATTTGTGTGGACACTGTAGATCTTGATTATATGAAAACTTAGTGTTTGCGCTGTTTAATTTGTGggattttgattttgaatgtTTATAAATTGTGTGGTTGACCAGAACAGGCATAGAAAATGGTTTGTGAAATCGTGGGATTTATTCTAACTAATTGTTCAATTATAAATTAGATTGGTTGAATTTAGATCTTTAGCagaatttgtgattcatttATCTTTAGCTGTACTGATGCCATCTAAATTCCTTTGGTTCGATAAGAAGGTGGAAAATAACCTTTACTCTCCAGAGTCCATCTACATTTATCGGGCTGATATGTTATAGCTAAACTTGTTGGATTTTTTTTCAGTTACCAAATGCAACCATGCCGAGCTTGCATTGCAGTATCTAAGGGATAACAAAAATGGCTTTGATGTTGTTATAAGTGATGTCCACATGCCTGATATGGATGGCTTTAAACTTTTAGAGCAGGTTGGGCTTGAGATGGACTTGCCTGTTATCAGTAAGTAGCGCCTCTTTCTCACTGTATTGAAGTATGGGTTAAATCATAAATGTAATCAGGAATCGATAGATTACATGTATTTTGTTCTGAGTTCTTGTTTTTGTGGTGTTTAGTGATGTCAGCAGATGACAGTAAAGATGTTGTGATGAAGGGTGTTACTCATGGTGCTTGTGATTATCTCATAAAACCAGTTCGTATGGAAGCGTTGAAAAACATATGGCAGCATGTGATTCGTAAAAAGAAACATGAGGGCAAGGATAAGGATTTTGAAAATTCAGGAGGAGTGGAAGATGGGGAACAGAAGCTAAAAGTATTCGAAGATGGTGACTACTCATCTTCTGCTAATGAAGAGAATagtaattcaaagaaaagaaaggatGAGGAAGATGATGATACAGAAGAACGGGACGATATGTCAACACATAAGAAACCTCGTGTTGTatggtcatctgaactccaccTGAAATTTATGAATGCTGTGAATAAACTTGGGCTTGGAAGTATGGATCTTTCCCATTTCTcttgttttcatattttttctaCTGTTTGGGATGTTTTATCACATGTTTGTTTTCTTGTTTCTGtgcttaagaaaattcatagtTCTTCTATTATGTCATTTGTGCTATGTTCCTACTCTGTCAATGAATGCAGAGGCTGTTCCTAAAAAAATTCTGGAGTTGATGAATGTTCCTGCACTTACCAGAGAGAACGTTGCAAGTCATCTTCAGGTTATTTCGTTCGCCATCTTTTCAAGTTTTTAAAACTGATCTTGAGTTaaatttcattattattatttttacttcaaatttgTTATAGCTCAAACACTTTTACCTTCTTCCCTTGAAAGAATTTAACTTCAAAAGCCAAATGATGCAGAAATATCGGCTCTACCTTAAAAAGATAAGCGATCCATCACTATCCTCAATTCAACTCGATAACACTTTTATGGGACCCCCAAATGCAGCATTTGGGCCTGTATCTCCATTCAGTGGTGTCGATATTCAAGGCCTTGCTGCCAGGCAACTCCAGACACAGAATCTTGCTACAATCCAGGCAGCAGCACTTGGCAGGGTTGCTACCAAAACTTCGGTATCACTGCCTCTGGACGATCATAGAAACATCTTCAACTTTGAAAATCCAAGACTAAACAATAATAGCAAGCAAATAGACTTACTTCATGGAATCCCAACAACTATGGATTCAAAGCAGCTTGCTTCGTTGCGACAATCTGCATCGGCTTTTGGTCACATGAATATGCATGTCCATTCACCGGCAGTACAAAATAATCCTTCGATGAATCCGATGGTTCAAATACAACAGTCGAGGATTCAAAGTCTAAATGGCCAAAGTTTAAATGCTGCAATCAATGGCAATCATGTCTCGAATCTTCCAGCAAATGTAGTTCAATCTGTTTTGTCAACTGCAATCCCCAGTGCGGCCTTGGGCAGAAATGGAATAGACAATGTTCAGGGACCAGTGTATACTTCATTTTCAGCCCCCTCGAATGTTGTAGGTCCAATCACGGAGTTCCCAAGTAATAGCTTCTCTCTCCTTAGCAATTCAGGAACTTCCAACCTCACTTCTAAAGGTATGTTTCAAGACATGAAATCGGAAATAAGAGGGCCTAGAGCTTTTGTTCCTAGTCACGGTGTTTTCAATGAGTTAAATATGAACATGGCCCAAGATTGGGGTTTGCAAAATGCTGGATCAACTTTCGAATCTCCCCAACATTCTAATGCACGAGGCGTCCTTGGCATCTCTCCGTCAACTTTATTTCAACAAGGTTTTTCTTCCAACCCGAAGAATGTGCTAGGGCAAAGTAAGAGTCCCATTGTTAACTCAGCCCTACCTGAAAATTCATTGAGAAATGAGGATGAAAGACTATCTAACATGGGCTTCGAAAGCGGTCTCTTCACCGAACAATATAATCAAGAGGATGACCTCATGAGTGCACTTCTCAAACAGGTTTGCATGGCATCTTACATTAAGATTCTTTTAGCCGCTAGGTAACTCTAATTCAAATATTGTGTTTTTTCACCAGCAAGACGGGACTGGCCATGTTGAAGGCGAGTTTGGCTTCGGTGGATACCATTTGGATACCCTTCCTCCGTAGCGTGATTCTGGTGCTTCATTGAAGAACTTGTACATACTTGCAGTTAGAGCTGAACATTgatctttctttcttttgtgCTTGGAGATTTAggattttctcttcttttttttctacTGAGGTATTACAGTTTAGTTTGGATACAGGTTTCGAGCTTTCTTTCTtgcaaaataaagaaaatacagGATCTGAGCATTCGATCAGGTGGAAATATCGAACGGTAAACGAGCATGATACACGAAGCGTATGTGTTGATTAGTTTAGGATCTAGGTGATTGTAGTCAAGGACATTGTTTGTTGGAAAGATGGTGAAAGTTTAATGCATGGATTGTAAGTGCTCCATCTTTTTAGCGTAGGGTATAAAGTTCCCAACTTTTTACTGAATTCTTCTTTGTATTAACATGTTATGCTTATGGGATCAACTAAATTTATATAGATAAAGTAAATTGTTTATAAAATTCAAGGTTTTATGTATACTACAAGAAATTTGCGGTTTACTTAAATAATAGTTATGATTCCACACGACAATGATTCTCGTTCTTATTTTTGGGAACCGGAACCATTCCGGATCTAATTTCGGATTCAAAATTGAAGATATTCAATTTTTCATGAATCGGATCGCAATGGATATATTCTATGCTTTACTCACCGGAACAGCATAGAACATTCCCTCGTAACTCGATTCTCATGCCAAAATCTGAATAGCCCAAGTGTAGGCCCATTATGAAGTTGGGTCGTAGGACTTCATCCTGTTATGCGGACTGCAAAAAGATTCGGCCCGTTTAAGTGGGCCTTATGTTCACCGTATCATCACaactataaatattatatgCATAAAATGGGTTGGTATGAGCATATGTTTATGAGGGATCCAAATCCTCTGTTGTGGAGAGAGAAACAGCACAGGATATTGTGTATTGAAATAGTCTTTTCTAATTAATATCACATGATTAggtaataatttatttaattaattacacacatgaaatattataaatcaagTTATTTTAATGCACAGTATCATATGTTGTTTCTCTCTCCACAGCAGAAGATCCTTTTCTGTTTCCTGAGTGAATTTCAATTATTACCTGTTTCTATGCCATGTATTATGAAAgagagttgatatttacactccattttGTGTTATTTACACTTCACTTCATGTGTAAAGTGGAGTGAAAATTTATTCACAAATAGAgtgcaaataacaaaaaatggagtgtaaatatcaacttcCATTATGAAATATCATATTATAGAAAACTATAATTTTGGTCATGTACCTATtggaatatattatatatcttgaaatatattctatattatcttttgtatattttgtatattgtatttttttttcttttattattttttattctcaTTAGCTCTAGTTGTATATAAACATGTATTGTATTCATTCTTTGTAATATATCGAAATCATATTTTTCATCAAAAAAAATACAACATACAAAatatacaaaaaataataatataaaatatatttcaatAGTATTTTGTCTTTTTATGAATTTAATCTTTCATGCtgtcaaattttagttttagtgtCATCTttggtttgtttgtttttttgccCATATGGCGCTGATATGACATGATCAGTACTCATATCAT comes from the Henckelia pumila isolate YLH828 chromosome 1, ASM3356847v2, whole genome shotgun sequence genome and includes:
- the LOC140889396 gene encoding two-component response regulator ARR2-like, yielding MSLAVKPMFFASTLKSGDGLSDQFPAGLRVLVVDDDPTCLRIMEKMLKNCFYEVTKCNHAELALQYLRDNKNGFDVVISDVHMPDMDGFKLLEQVGLEMDLPVIMMSADDSKDVVMKGVTHGACDYLIKPVRMEALKNIWQHVIRKKKHEGKDKDFENSGGVEDGEQKLKVFEDGDYSSSANEENSNSKKRKDEEDDDTEERDDMSTHKKPRVVWSSELHLKFMNAVNKLGLGKAVPKKILELMNVPALTRENVASHLQKYRLYLKKISDPSLSSIQLDNTFMGPPNAAFGPVSPFSGVDIQGLAARQLQTQNLATIQAAALGRVATKTSVSLPLDDHRNIFNFENPRLNNNSKQIDLLHGIPTTMDSKQLASLRQSASAFGHMNMHVHSPAVQNNPSMNPMVQIQQSRIQSLNGQSLNAAINGNHVSNLPANVVQSVLSTAIPSAALGRNGIDNVQGPVYTSFSAPSNVVGPITEFPSNSFSLLSNSGTSNLTSKGMFQDMKSEIRGPRAFVPSHGVFNELNMNMAQDWGLQNAGSTFESPQHSNARGVLGISPSTLFQQGFSSNPKNVLGQSKSPIVNSALPENSLRNEDERLSNMGFESGLFTEQYNQEDDLMSALLKQQDGTGHVEGEFGFGGYHLDTLPP